In the Malania oleifera isolate guangnan ecotype guangnan chromosome 1, ASM2987363v1, whole genome shotgun sequence genome, one interval contains:
- the LOC131145579 gene encoding MLP-like protein 43, whose protein sequence is MGDLRGELEVEVELKSPTDKFYDVFRGKVHHLPNCTQRIHDVKLHEGEWHSHGAVKHWTYVLPDGKVESGKEKFYIDDENKTLKFEFFEGDPLKDLKVYNGILKVSPKGDKGGVAHWTLEYERRSPSIPPPHHYLDFVVHLTKELDAALTSA, encoded by the exons ATGGGGGATCTGAGGGGTGAGTTGGAGGTGGAAGTAGAGCTCAAGTCTCCGACTGACAAGTTCTATGATGTGTTTAGGGGTAAGGTACACCACCTACCCAACTGCACCCAGAGGATTCATGATGTCAAGCTCCATGAAGGCGAGTGGCACTCTCATGGTGCCGTCAAGCATTGGACCTATGTCCTCCCCG ATGGAAAAGTGGAGAGTGGAAAAGAAAAGTTCTATATAGACGATGAGAATAAAACGCTGAAGTTTGAGTTCTTTGAAGGAGACCCATTGAAGGACCTCAAAGTGTACAACGGAATACTGAAGGTGAGTCCCAAGGGCGACAAAGGTGGAGTGGCGCACTGGACCTTAGAGTACGAGCGACGCAGCCCATCCATCCCTCCCCCTCATCACTACCTCGACTTTGTCGTACATCTCACCAAAGAACTCGATGCTGCTCTCACCAGCGCTTAA